The Peribacillus sp. FSL E2-0218 genome contains a region encoding:
- a CDS encoding DUF1835 domain-containing protein — translation MKKSSIQISRNEEKKEHLQTVHIVFGDSTAGSLKFAFRKTIYAKTEEIIVLPDILSVGPIESLQTKEGIENRFQWFKENYRDDFKTVEEYKQGMLKAIEKIIAIPPYQKVIIWTCENAAEQTGLRIVLYLLQNKVNNVFELNTFTAFHEFFTYPLLEEEQFPRSSGELTPEKLLQFYEQFELRPLNFAKRNALSDEGQNLMLIGNHLRTWEHGELRDSNIERGDDFIILCAKKLHKEQGTYDYMKSARLIGEVVGHMQQYTGDVWIEYRLRNLISKEIFEYRGDLSAMRLYEVKLKKELLH, via the coding sequence ATGAAAAAATCATCGATTCAAATTTCGAGAAATGAAGAGAAAAAAGAACATCTACAAACGGTACATATTGTATTTGGTGATTCGACTGCAGGTAGCTTAAAATTCGCATTTCGTAAAACTATTTATGCAAAAACAGAAGAAATCATAGTGTTACCCGATATTTTATCGGTTGGTCCAATTGAATCACTCCAAACAAAAGAAGGGATAGAAAATCGTTTTCAATGGTTTAAGGAAAACTATCGTGATGACTTCAAAACTGTTGAAGAATATAAACAGGGTATGTTAAAAGCAATCGAGAAAATAATAGCGATACCACCTTATCAAAAGGTGATTATTTGGACATGTGAGAATGCTGCTGAGCAAACAGGTCTGCGTATTGTCCTTTATTTATTGCAAAATAAAGTCAATAATGTGTTCGAACTCAATACGTTTACAGCTTTTCACGAATTCTTTACATACCCTTTGTTAGAAGAGGAACAGTTTCCTCGTTCATCAGGAGAATTGACTCCCGAAAAATTGCTTCAATTTTATGAACAATTTGAGCTTAGACCATTGAATTTTGCAAAACGTAATGCTCTCAGCGACGAAGGACAGAATTTAATGCTGATTGGAAATCATTTGAGAACATGGGAGCATGGTGAGCTTAGGGATTCAAATATTGAACGAGGTGATGATTTTATCATTCTTTGTGCAAAGAAATTACATAAAGAACAAGGTACATATGATTATATGAAGTCGGCACGTTTGATTGGTGAAGTCGTTGGTCATATGCAGCAATACACTGGAGATGTATGGATAGAATATCGACTCCGAAATTTAATTTCAAAAGAAATATTTGAATATCGAGGGGATTTAAGTGCAATGAGACTATACGAAGTAAAATTAAAAAAAGAGTTACTTCACTAA
- a CDS encoding DinB family protein, translated as MDVKTLLLQQWASCLDEEDWFPPLEKVLEDITLEQAIWKPADGAMMNSIWELVCHLLFFEKRYLMRFLGETANEPQAENNDSTFQLPTETLENWKETKQEYFYVHRELGKILAKSEHEDLYRQIPGDNPLVLELKSLAMHNAYHIGQIVFLSKMQGAWAAKRSF; from the coding sequence ATGGATGTAAAGACACTTTTGTTACAACAATGGGCAAGCTGTTTGGATGAAGAAGACTGGTTTCCACCACTTGAAAAAGTGCTAGAGGACATCACTTTGGAACAGGCAATTTGGAAACCGGCTGATGGGGCAATGATGAATTCCATTTGGGAATTAGTTTGTCATTTGCTATTCTTTGAAAAGAGATATCTGATGCGATTTCTTGGTGAAACAGCGAATGAACCACAGGCAGAAAATAATGACTCTACATTTCAATTACCAACTGAGACGTTAGAAAATTGGAAGGAAACAAAACAAGAATACTTTTATGTTCATCGAGAACTTGGAAAAATACTAGCAAAATCAGAACATGAAGATTTATATAGACAGATTCCAGGCGATAATCCATTAGTGCTTGAACTGAAGAGTTTAGCCATGCATAACGCATATCATATTGGGCAAATTGTATTCCTTAGTAAAATGCAAGGTGCTTGGGCAGCGAAACGCAGCTTTTAA
- a CDS encoding cupin domain-containing protein, whose translation MNYNAINLSEKLSKFSEHWSPKVIGEMNDYQFKLVKILGDFVWHDHKDTDEAFIVIDGEMSIAFRDGEVKLSKGEMYVIPKGVEHKPYAEKECHIMLVEPKGVVNTGETNFKLTAENNIWI comes from the coding sequence ATCAATTATAACGCTATTAATCTAAGCGAGAAACTGTCCAAATTCAGTGAACACTGGTCGCCCAAAGTCATTGGTGAAATGAATGACTATCAGTTTAAGTTAGTTAAGATTCTGGGGGATTTTGTATGGCACGATCATAAAGACACCGATGAGGCATTCATCGTAATAGACGGAGAGATGTCCATCGCATTCCGCGATGGAGAGGTTAAACTTTCCAAAGGAGAAATGTATGTGATACCAAAAGGTGTGGAGCATAAGCCTTATGCTGAAAAGGAATGCCATATAATGCTGGTAGAGCCTAAAGGTGTAGTCAACACTGGTGAAACTAATTTTAAACTAACTGCTGAAAATAATATATGGATTTAA
- a CDS encoding class I SAM-dependent methyltransferase produces the protein MKQNVGTEEAIKRWDSFADTYSANHTEQGDHHKEVFLNPTLLSLMEPVNNKKVLDAGCGEGYLSRILAKSEANVTAVDYSTRMIEIAKGRTPNDLLIDYRQGNCEDLNSLEDQSFDIIVSNMVIQDLANYEKAFQEMYRLLVDGGCFIFSILHPCFVTPESGWEKTKDGIKLHWNVDKYFYEGAYEQGLGDKEKMLFFHRTLTSYINTLIKTGFILESIVEPKPSKEMLKKYPSFEEDFRCADFIVFKLKK, from the coding sequence ATGAAACAAAATGTTGGTACAGAAGAAGCAATTAAAAGGTGGGATAGTTTCGCGGATACATATTCAGCAAATCATACCGAACAAGGAGACCATCATAAAGAAGTTTTTTTAAATCCAACTTTATTATCACTTATGGAACCGGTTAATAATAAAAAAGTTTTAGATGCTGGGTGTGGTGAAGGGTATTTAAGTCGAATTTTAGCCAAGTCCGAAGCGAATGTAACTGCTGTGGATTATTCAACAAGGATGATAGAAATTGCTAAAGGAAGAACTCCAAATGATTTGTTAATTGATTATAGGCAGGGTAATTGTGAGGACTTGAATTCTCTAGAAGATCAAAGTTTCGATATAATAGTATCTAATATGGTTATTCAAGACCTTGCAAATTACGAGAAAGCATTTCAAGAAATGTATCGGTTATTAGTGGATGGAGGCTGTTTTATATTTTCGATTTTACATCCTTGTTTTGTTACTCCAGAAAGTGGTTGGGAGAAAACAAAAGACGGTATAAAGTTACATTGGAACGTAGATAAATATTTTTATGAAGGTGCGTATGAACAAGGTTTAGGAGATAAAGAAAAAATGTTATTCTTCCATAGAACATTAACAAGTTATATAAACACTTTAATCAAAACAGGTTTTATTTTAGAAAGCATCGTAGAACCGAAGCCATCAAAAGAGATGTTAAAAAAATATCCTTCATTTGAAGAAGATTTTAGATGTGCTGATTTTATAGTTTTTAAACTAAAAAAGTAA
- a CDS encoding YndJ family protein: MQANLRCRLFSPITIAGVLFFIASSMLASESYLLMLTAAQLIFVPLMLQLLLETKWKYIMFNWMAMLSIFLLQVVPSSTGQMVLAFIYMTFTFFVACNGLKRFFQRGFTNWAEISIDIGMMYLFVGGLWFFAYMTGMDTGFSPLITWLTAIHFHYSAFLLPISLGFFGRLHDSTWYRVIVPIILAGPILVAIGISLSPLLEIISVLLYIFAIYTLIVLAYETRFLSHLQAILIRLSFSALGITILFSLLYATYNSFGIWLVSIDFMLKFHGLFNCLIFGMLGVLGWVLVPPKTKQDVWNFPVSQIRGALKGAGKPHPGLVDDLSEFVDIKTLPKTIVHFYENTDKYRLFASVKWATWFKPFAVCYKLISTKLQQLNLPISSNRTEMTYQIRTVDQTLDGRENPRAWIRQVKGNTVFVAIYSQHETKGRTYMNIALPLPYSSMIGILQLDATDGSLILSSEGDSDAGIYLAAGKALFKLPLSEHFFINETMAGVLTAQHKMRIFGIPFLHIDYTIDQK, encoded by the coding sequence ATGCAGGCGAATTTAAGATGCAGGCTCTTTAGTCCAATCACCATTGCAGGTGTGCTCTTTTTCATAGCAAGCAGCATGTTGGCATCTGAATCGTATTTGTTAATGCTGACAGCTGCCCAGTTAATTTTCGTGCCACTTATGCTCCAGCTGCTATTAGAAACAAAGTGGAAATATATTATGTTCAATTGGATGGCCATGCTCTCCATTTTTTTACTGCAAGTCGTCCCATCAAGTACAGGACAGATGGTACTCGCCTTCATTTATATGACGTTTACCTTTTTTGTGGCGTGTAATGGCCTAAAGCGTTTTTTTCAGCGTGGTTTTACAAATTGGGCAGAAATATCCATTGATATTGGGATGATGTATTTATTTGTAGGCGGACTATGGTTCTTTGCTTATATGACGGGAATGGATACAGGTTTCAGTCCACTGATCACGTGGTTAACGGCTATTCATTTTCATTACTCTGCCTTTTTATTGCCCATATCTCTTGGGTTTTTTGGACGCTTACACGATTCAACCTGGTATCGTGTAATTGTGCCGATTATTTTAGCAGGTCCCATACTGGTCGCCATTGGCATTTCATTATCGCCGTTACTGGAAATCATCTCTGTGTTGCTATACATATTTGCCATTTACACATTAATCGTCCTGGCATACGAAACACGTTTCCTTTCACACTTGCAGGCGATATTGATACGGCTATCGTTCAGTGCACTAGGCATCACAATCTTATTTTCATTGCTTTATGCGACATATAATTCATTTGGAATTTGGTTGGTTAGTATTGATTTCATGCTAAAATTCCATGGCTTGTTTAACTGTTTAATTTTTGGCATGTTAGGCGTACTCGGCTGGGTGCTTGTGCCTCCTAAAACGAAACAGGATGTCTGGAATTTCCCAGTGAGCCAAATTCGAGGTGCGTTAAAAGGAGCAGGCAAGCCACACCCGGGTCTAGTGGATGATCTAAGTGAGTTTGTTGATATAAAAACTTTACCAAAAACAATCGTCCATTTTTATGAGAACACAGATAAGTATCGGTTATTTGCGTCTGTAAAATGGGCAACTTGGTTTAAACCGTTTGCGGTGTGCTATAAATTGATAAGTACAAAACTACAGCAATTGAACTTGCCCATCTCAAGTAACCGTACTGAAATGACCTATCAAATACGCACTGTTGATCAAACGCTCGATGGGAGGGAAAACCCACGCGCATGGATTCGCCAGGTGAAGGGGAATACCGTATTTGTGGCCATTTATTCTCAGCATGAAACGAAGGGCAGGACGTATATGAATATAGCACTTCCGCTTCCCTATTCGTCAATGATTGGCATTTTACAGCTTGACGCTACCGATGGCTCTCTCATTCTTTCGAGCGAGGGAGACAGTGACGCCGGTATTTATTTAGCAGCGGGCAAAGCGCTTTTCAAGCTTCCGTTATCCGAACACTTTTTCATTAATGAAACAATGGCAGGCGTGCTCACAGCACAACATAAAATGCGAATCTTTGGCATTCCCTTCTTACATATCGATTACACCATTGATCAAAAATGA
- a CDS encoding DUF4166 domain-containing protein, with protein MTIYQDLLGEDFQRLHPKLQERYALPIGKPFNGVGTMSKIETGAGWLKPFLKLAARWKFLFPENGKDVPFSIKNTCRSLPTGEAQIHWERTFHFKEITRHFNAFMTVDTKRGVVKDYLGEPSLFYSDLTFAVTPEGRIHIHSGPQRIVIGNLELPIPRLLEGVVTVEEGYDDVREVFTIQVDIRNRIVGRLMAYAGEFKMQAL; from the coding sequence ATGACAATCTACCAAGACCTCTTAGGTGAGGATTTTCAAAGACTTCATCCTAAGCTTCAAGAGCGTTATGCCCTGCCAATTGGTAAACCGTTCAATGGGGTCGGAACGATGTCAAAGATTGAAACGGGGGCAGGCTGGCTAAAACCTTTTTTGAAATTAGCAGCACGCTGGAAATTTCTTTTTCCCGAAAATGGGAAGGATGTGCCGTTTTCCATCAAAAATACCTGTAGATCATTGCCGACAGGTGAGGCACAAATACATTGGGAGCGTACTTTTCATTTTAAAGAGATCACTCGGCATTTTAATGCGTTTATGACGGTCGATACGAAACGTGGAGTTGTAAAGGATTATTTAGGGGAGCCGAGCTTATTTTATTCGGATTTAACATTTGCGGTTACACCTGAAGGGCGCATTCATATTCACTCTGGTCCTCAACGTATCGTTATAGGTAACCTGGAGCTTCCAATTCCTCGGTTATTGGAAGGAGTCGTGACCGTTGAGGAAGGGTACGATGATGTCCGAGAAGTATTTACGATTCAAGTCGATATAAGAAACCGAATCGTAGGAAGGTTGATGGCTTATGCAGGCGAATTTAAGATGCAGGCTCTTTAG
- a CDS encoding DoxX-like family protein: MKNKPIYVEIPIQATIDEVWGMTQKPELHEQWDLRFSSITYLPKKSEDDPQSFLYETKLGRYVKVAGWGKSVGTHNKKDGSKTSSLHFGTDQNISPIREGKGYWQYIPTDNGITFLTQYDYDVRYGLLGRLVDFFFRPIMGWATALSFDVLKRWIEKGESPRSQYVRFIINAIVTMLFVFIWLYHGLIPKMIAKHPEEVSMLSSLTSLDGTAAVKGVEIIGVLEILFAVVWLLYRKKRHLLIGQIIIFPLLTISALIANPSLASHPFTPLTFNASLWVLSIISFLLATDLPSATSCRRTRKGESS, translated from the coding sequence ATGAAAAATAAACCAATCTATGTGGAAATTCCAATTCAGGCAACTATAGACGAGGTATGGGGGATGACTCAAAAGCCTGAACTACATGAACAATGGGATTTGCGTTTTTCTTCTATTACCTATTTACCGAAAAAATCAGAAGATGATCCGCAATCCTTTTTATATGAAACGAAATTGGGTCGTTATGTTAAAGTCGCTGGCTGGGGTAAAAGCGTTGGTACGCATAATAAGAAGGATGGTTCAAAAACATCTTCTCTCCACTTTGGTACCGATCAAAACATTTCGCCAATTCGTGAAGGGAAAGGATATTGGCAATATATACCGACAGATAACGGAATCACATTTCTGACCCAATATGATTATGATGTACGCTATGGTTTGCTTGGACGGCTTGTAGACTTCTTTTTTCGGCCAATCATGGGGTGGGCAACGGCTCTAAGCTTTGATGTGCTAAAACGCTGGATTGAAAAGGGGGAATCACCACGATCTCAGTATGTCCGTTTCATTATTAACGCTATAGTAACCATGCTTTTTGTCTTTATTTGGCTTTATCATGGGCTCATCCCGAAGATGATTGCCAAGCATCCTGAGGAAGTATCGATGCTCTCCAGTTTAACATCCTTGGATGGGACTGCTGCTGTGAAGGGTGTAGAAATAATAGGCGTTCTCGAGATTTTATTTGCAGTGGTTTGGCTGCTTTATCGTAAGAAAAGACATTTACTTATTGGGCAGATCATTATTTTTCCGTTACTAACCATTAGTGCCTTGATCGCTAATCCTTCATTAGCATCGCATCCGTTTACCCCTCTTACATTTAATGCTAGTCTGTGGGTCCTTTCCATCATTAGCTTCTTACTAGCAACTGATTTGCCATCGGCAACAAGTTGCAGGCGGACGCGAAAGGGTGAATCATCATGA
- the sda gene encoding sporulation histidine kinase inhibitor Sda produces MIINCLNRLDDELLIETYLAATKLKDSKDFVELLKNEICRRGLNDNKLFQKKFKLKL; encoded by the coding sequence ATGATAATAAATTGCTTAAATAGGTTAGATGATGAACTATTGATTGAAACTTACCTCGCGGCTACCAAACTTAAAGATAGTAAAGACTTTGTGGAATTACTTAAAAACGAGATATGTAGGCGTGGTTTGAATGATAATAAATTATTTCAAAAAAAATTTAAACTAAAGCTGTGA
- a CDS encoding ABC transporter permease has translation MSGDGLIWLVLVVSLLILNALAISLYKRNKISLWLSGIVIGILGPIIAFIAGYFFVKIDHNSGGTGEGAGFGAAFIGLIIVANGIIYLIIGIISKVKSLINQKNINQ, from the coding sequence ATGAGTGGTGATGGGTTAATTTGGCTTGTTTTAGTTGTATCTCTTTTAATTTTGAATGCCTTGGCTATTTCTTTATACAAGAGAAATAAAATCTCATTGTGGTTATCCGGTATAGTTATTGGAATTTTAGGGCCTATAATAGCGTTTATAGCAGGTTATTTTTTTGTGAAGATTGATCATAATAGTGGTGGTACTGGAGAAGGGGCAGGATTTGGTGCTGCATTTATAGGGTTAATTATTGTTGCTAATGGAATTATCTATCTTATCATCGGTATTATTTCCAAGGTTAAAAGTTTAATCAATCAAAAAAATATAAACCAATAA
- a CDS encoding DUF4083 family protein, which yields MNGDMLYQLVFLIFIFGLFSGVFFLVRSLITKQPSKSENIEQKLDRIIDLLEKDKKN from the coding sequence ATGAATGGCGATATGTTATATCAACTAGTTTTCCTTATTTTTATATTTGGTTTATTTTCTGGGGTGTTTTTTCTTGTTCGTTCTCTCATTACTAAACAACCAAGCAAGTCAGAAAATATCGAACAAAAGCTTGATAGAATTATTGATTTACTTGAAAAGGATAAGAAAAACTAA
- a CDS encoding GNAT family N-acetyltransferase: MDIRKPNDSELKKVMLLSPQAVYDGTLGEVKPTNEKIKHLVEPLLEKGSYYLIATETDKLMGWILIGSSKDQFTDKMSGFIYELFVIEEFRGNGISKRLMRTAIDHLRQDGYSEVRLSAFAENQAIKLYEKMGFNIRTVTMSLPL, encoded by the coding sequence ATGGATATTAGAAAACCTAACGATTCTGAACTAAAAAAGGTTATGTTACTTTCTCCACAAGCTGTATATGATGGCACATTGGGTGAAGTAAAACCTACAAACGAAAAAATCAAACATCTTGTTGAACCTCTACTGGAAAAGGGAAGCTATTATTTAATAGCAACAGAGACTGACAAATTAATGGGATGGATTCTTATAGGGTCAAGTAAAGACCAATTTACTGATAAGATGAGTGGATTTATTTATGAATTATTTGTTATAGAAGAATTTAGAGGGAATGGAATTTCTAAACGGTTAATGAGAACTGCCATTGACCATTTAAGACAAGATGGATACTCTGAAGTCCGTCTTAGTGCATTTGCAGAGAATCAAGCTATTAAACTTTACGAAAAAATGGGATTTAACATAAGAACAGTTACTATGAGTTTGCCATTATAA
- a CDS encoding sigma-70 family RNA polymerase sigma factor, with the protein MEELVLKWSQMKDDKSILDEIMSLYGQDILQLVYSYVKDAVVAEDLTQEIFIKCYKALPTYNQQSNIRTWLWRIAINHCKDYRKSWYFRNVSTAEEEQEWTSTDNVEEKVIQQDEDMQLAGAVMELPIQYRELIYLHYFQEMKLKEISEITGVKLGTVKTRMRQAKRRLKTYWEESTDGR; encoded by the coding sequence TTGGAGGAGTTAGTGTTGAAATGGTCTCAAATGAAAGATGACAAATCCATACTGGATGAAATCATGTCCCTTTATGGCCAGGATATTCTGCAATTGGTCTATTCGTATGTAAAGGATGCAGTTGTGGCAGAGGACCTGACACAGGAGATTTTCATCAAATGCTATAAGGCTCTGCCCACTTATAACCAACAATCAAATATAAGGACGTGGCTTTGGAGAATTGCTATTAACCATTGTAAGGATTATAGGAAAAGCTGGTACTTCCGAAATGTTTCGACGGCGGAAGAGGAGCAGGAATGGACTTCTACCGATAACGTGGAAGAAAAGGTCATTCAGCAGGATGAAGACATGCAACTTGCTGGTGCAGTCATGGAACTGCCAATCCAATATCGCGAGCTCATTTATCTCCATTATTTTCAGGAAATGAAGCTCAAGGAGATTTCTGAAATTACCGGGGTCAAACTTGGAACGGTGAAGACCCGGATGCGCCAGGCGAAAAGAAGGTTAAAAACCTATTGGGAGGAATCCACCGATGGAAGATAA
- a CDS encoding PadR family transcriptional regulator, whose amino-acid sequence MEDKLSRLKSAMKKHTFLDLKFTENHKNSIHTAIENQDVSKEEILLGIFRSLDKEKSGYQINESLYQKGIRKFENNEGSLYAALHELEKEGWLQSFWETKERKLYSLDERAKKWLKKKDANSGSASASWRTAFEGGRSD is encoded by the coding sequence ATGGAAGATAAATTATCACGCTTGAAATCGGCTATGAAAAAGCATACATTTCTTGATTTGAAATTCACGGAAAATCATAAAAACTCCATCCATACTGCCATCGAAAATCAGGATGTAAGTAAGGAAGAAATCTTGCTTGGTATTTTCAGATCTTTGGATAAGGAAAAAAGTGGTTATCAAATTAATGAATCTCTATACCAGAAAGGCATCCGTAAATTTGAAAATAACGAAGGCTCCTTGTATGCTGCCTTGCATGAGCTGGAGAAGGAAGGCTGGCTCCAGTCTTTTTGGGAAACGAAAGAAAGGAAGCTCTATTCCCTGGATGAACGTGCGAAAAAGTGGCTAAAGAAAAAGGATGCTAATAGTGGTTCCGCTTCTGCTAGTTGGCGGACAGCCTTTGAAGGAGGAAGAAGCGATTGA
- a CDS encoding FtsW/RodA/SpoVE family cell cycle protein produces the protein MRSNHFLDEVSSYIRSKEAKEYIAAELKAHLHQAKTELVQKGYTEDEADELAVRNMGSPSDIGQKMDKLHRPAIDWKLMSMFLFMSATGLFLFWFLFKDGNSFSVLKQVYSVTGSVIMACVILFFDYRKFQRWGWVFFTIGCLILVQFQFSNVLVNGKPRINIIGLLSVDSIVVLPLFLLAWAGMLQSKKMNVYWAAILYVCSTFLFLFTVNLQAVALYSLMVAVMVWRSSLNKRKILITAAVLLTTCVSLLLIFSKDIKTYQFERLLAFITPEKFSETSGYMYLKLEKLIADAGWFGHFGSLAKIDFSNEMMTDFIFVTITYTLGWAGALLIGMLFLWLIWRISRIFQTVKDPFGKILVSGSFAIFTAQVTVSIGMSLGLLPIISLSLPFMSYGALSAMINAFLFGLVLSVYHQKNIILMKKI, from the coding sequence TTGAGAAGCAATCATTTTTTAGATGAGGTGTCGTCGTATATCCGATCAAAAGAAGCAAAAGAATATATAGCAGCCGAACTAAAAGCCCATCTGCATCAAGCTAAAACTGAACTGGTCCAAAAAGGATACACAGAGGATGAAGCAGATGAACTGGCTGTCCGGAATATGGGAAGTCCATCAGACATTGGGCAGAAGATGGACAAGCTGCATCGACCGGCGATTGATTGGAAACTAATGAGCATGTTTCTGTTCATGTCAGCTACGGGCCTGTTTTTGTTTTGGTTCTTATTTAAGGATGGTAATTCTTTTTCAGTACTGAAGCAGGTATACTCTGTCACAGGAAGTGTAATTATGGCCTGTGTTATTCTATTTTTCGATTATCGGAAATTCCAGAGATGGGGCTGGGTTTTCTTTACGATAGGATGTCTGATTCTTGTTCAGTTCCAATTTTCCAATGTATTAGTGAACGGCAAGCCTCGAATTAATATTATAGGTTTATTGTCGGTCGATTCGATTGTGGTTCTGCCACTTTTTCTGCTTGCATGGGCCGGAATGCTACAATCAAAAAAGATGAATGTTTATTGGGCTGCCATTTTATACGTTTGTTCTACCTTTTTGTTTCTATTTACAGTCAACTTGCAGGCGGTGGCGCTTTACTCATTGATGGTTGCTGTAATGGTCTGGAGAAGCAGCCTAAATAAAAGGAAAATCCTTATCACTGCAGCTGTCCTGCTTACTACTTGTGTTTCGCTTCTGCTTATATTTTCAAAAGATATAAAGACCTATCAATTTGAAAGACTTCTTGCGTTCATTACACCTGAAAAATTCAGTGAGACATCGGGGTATATGTATTTGAAACTGGAAAAGCTAATTGCTGATGCCGGATGGTTTGGACATTTTGGTTCCCTAGCGAAGATTGATTTTTCAAATGAAATGATGACGGATTTTATCTTTGTAACGATTACCTATACGCTCGGCTGGGCCGGGGCCTTACTCATTGGTATGCTTTTTTTATGGTTGATCTGGCGAATTTCTCGTATATTCCAAACTGTGAAAGACCCATTTGGGAAAATACTTGTTTCCGGCAGTTTTGCCATATTCACTGCACAGGTAACTGTTAGCATCGGAATGTCTCTCGGCTTATTACCGATAATAAGCCTATCCCTGCCATTTATGAGTTATGGTGCTTTATCAGCGATGATTAACGCCTTCTTGTTTGGTCTGGTTTTAAGTGTGTATCACCAAAAAAATATTATACTGATGAAGAAAATTTGA
- a CDS encoding DUF4362 domain-containing protein — MVRYVSFITASIMFLLIVGCADIETDSKKFVPSDTDIVNRNNGDIENESRLKEFIKNTETGDKDSIRVVAYTKEGDPILTELTYNGEQLEVTEDTTRDEYGSGEINTFECEKIVVEENKYSIIGCQGDKTPYYLAEGN, encoded by the coding sequence ATGGTGAGATATGTGAGTTTTATAACTGCCAGCATAATGTTTTTGCTTATAGTTGGTTGTGCCGATATAGAGACTGATTCAAAAAAATTTGTTCCTTCTGATACGGATATTGTGAATAGGAATAATGGCGATATTGAAAATGAATCTAGGTTAAAAGAATTTATCAAAAATACAGAAACAGGGGATAAGGATAGTATTCGTGTGGTGGCTTACACGAAGGAAGGCGACCCAATCCTAACTGAATTAACATATAACGGAGAGCAGCTTGAAGTTACTGAGGATACCACTAGAGATGAATACGGCAGTGGAGAAATTAACACATTTGAATGCGAGAAAATTGTAGTTGAAGAAAATAAATACTCAATCATTGGTTGCCAAGGTGACAAAACACCTTATTACTTAGCAGAAGGAAATTAA